The following are encoded in a window of Thermoanaerobacter ethanolicus JW 200 genomic DNA:
- a CDS encoding cyclic-di-AMP receptor, with translation MKLVLAIVQDEDVRRLMDGLTEGGFSFTRIASTGGFLRSGNTTLIIGVEDEKLNDVISIIEKKCKTRDRIITSPTPMGGATDIFLPQAVEVTIGGATVFVLNVEKFLRI, from the coding sequence ATGAAATTAGTGTTAGCTATTGTGCAGGACGAGGATGTAAGAAGACTTATGGATGGCCTGACTGAAGGGGGATTTAGCTTTACGAGAATAGCATCTACTGGTGGATTTTTAAGGTCTGGCAATACAACTTTGATAATAGGTGTAGAAGACGAAAAATTAAATGATGTTATCAGCATAATAGAGAAAAAATGTAAAACTCGCGATAGAATAATTACTTCTCCTACACCTATGGGTGGTGCTACAGACATTTTCCTGCCACAAGCCGTTGAAGTTACAATTGGTGGAGCTACAGTTTTTGTATTAAATGTAGAAAAATTCCTTAGGATTTAG
- a CDS encoding YaaR family protein, with protein MRIEEVKSPKISSDIKSEYNKSYRVSKKFIDTFDEELEQFHQDKLNGILSEIDSAAQKLKENLTLQDLINYKKLVKKFLQEATNGMLKYTKKEYVDLRGRKKIYSLVEKVNDKLEKLTEEFLKDSKHLELLKMIDDIRGLLIDIYS; from the coding sequence ATGAGAATTGAAGAGGTAAAATCTCCAAAGATTTCATCTGATATAAAAAGTGAGTACAATAAGTCTTATAGAGTTTCTAAAAAATTTATTGATACCTTTGACGAAGAATTAGAGCAATTTCATCAAGATAAATTGAATGGGATTTTATCAGAGATAGACAGTGCAGCACAAAAATTAAAAGAAAATTTAACTTTGCAGGACTTAATTAATTACAAAAAACTTGTAAAGAAGTTTTTACAGGAAGCGACAAATGGCATGTTAAAATACACCAAAAAAGAATACGTCGACTTAAGAGGTAGGAAGAAAATTTATTCTCTAGTGGAAAAAGTAAATGACAAACTAGAAAAGCTTACAGAGGAGTTTTTAAAAGATTCCAAGCACTTGGAACTTTTGAAAATGATAGATGATATAAGAGGATTATTAATAGACATATATTCATAG